One Molothrus aeneus isolate 106 chromosome 6, BPBGC_Maene_1.0, whole genome shotgun sequence genomic window carries:
- the INAFM2 gene encoding putative transmembrane protein INAFM2, with the protein MKEKEAGAERGKPATYTGDKKARMAAKTNKKWVRLATVLAYVLSVSLAAIVLAVYYSLIWQPVRGSGGSSSPGPGAAATPAQLRAAPAGPTAGPPPAPPRPGPGPAATAPPAASPSPAAGNGPGAGSP; encoded by the coding sequence ATGAAGGAGAAGGaggcgggcgcggagcggggcaAGCCCGCCACTTACACCGGGGACAAGAAGGCGCGCATGGCGGCCAAGACCAACAAGAAGTGGGTGCGCCTGGCCACCGTGCTGGCCTACGTGCTCTCCGTCTCGCTGGCCGCCATCGTGCTCGCCGTCTACTACAGCCTCATCTGGCAGCCGGtgcgcggcagcggcggctcctccagccccggccccggcgccgccgccacCCCCGCGCAGCTccgcgccgcgcccgccggACCCACGGCGGGGCctccgcccgcgccgccgcgccccggccccggccccgccgccaccgccccgCCGGCCGCGTCCCCCTCGCCCGCGGCCGGGAACGGGCCGGGAGCCGGCAGCCCCTGA